Proteins from one Arthrobacter sp. Soc17.1.1.1 genomic window:
- a CDS encoding AI-2E family transporter yields MTRSGSGDPDDQTPAPRRPLRRRRPPAPAPEPHGSSVARRFRPHAFADGLRVSAAWTARSIIVLAGLVILWYLTRALWSIVLPTLFALLLASVLWPVNRFLRRGLPKVLAALATLLGFIGVVVGIGALTVPAIASGITDLSTLARDNIADLAAFVARPPLNLDATNLDGIVDTALAQLQANVGNIVSGITAGLGEVTSATVVVLLALVFTFFCLKDGDRFMPWASRWTNSAAYGHASMIASGTWRTLSSYIFAQATVALVDAVFIGLGLVLLDIPLAVPLAVLVFFSAFVPVVGAIVSGLVATLVAFLAYGWVTALIVLGLVILVQQLESNFIQPLLVGRTLEIHPAVVLASVTAGGTLFGIIGAFLAVPTTAVAIVVLRYLRDLSIENRPETGVASGDPDAVPAHASPATRGGGSAEDTPAEPGPVGHRSEQPGD; encoded by the coding sequence GTGACACGCTCAGGATCCGGCGACCCGGACGATCAGACACCCGCCCCGCGCCGGCCCCTGCGGCGGCGGAGGCCGCCGGCCCCGGCCCCGGAGCCGCACGGCTCCTCCGTGGCCCGGCGGTTCCGCCCGCACGCGTTCGCCGACGGCCTGCGGGTCAGCGCGGCGTGGACGGCCCGGAGCATCATCGTCCTCGCCGGCCTCGTCATCCTCTGGTACCTGACGCGGGCGCTGTGGTCGATCGTGCTGCCGACGCTGTTCGCGCTGCTCCTCGCCTCGGTCCTGTGGCCCGTCAACCGGTTCCTGCGCCGCGGCCTGCCCAAGGTCCTCGCCGCCCTCGCCACGCTGCTCGGGTTCATCGGCGTGGTGGTGGGGATCGGCGCACTGACCGTGCCCGCCATCGCGAGCGGCATCACCGACCTCTCCACCCTGGCCCGGGACAACATCGCGGACCTCGCCGCCTTCGTGGCCCGCCCGCCGCTCAACCTCGACGCGACGAACCTCGACGGCATCGTGGACACCGCCCTGGCCCAGCTGCAGGCGAACGTGGGGAACATCGTCAGCGGGATCACGGCCGGCCTCGGCGAGGTGACCTCGGCCACCGTCGTCGTGCTGCTGGCACTCGTGTTCACGTTCTTCTGCCTCAAGGACGGCGACCGCTTCATGCCGTGGGCGTCCCGCTGGACCAACTCCGCCGCCTACGGCCACGCGTCGATGATCGCGAGCGGCACCTGGCGGACGCTCTCCTCCTACATCTTCGCGCAGGCCACCGTCGCGCTCGTGGACGCCGTGTTCATCGGCCTGGGCCTCGTGCTGCTGGACATCCCGCTCGCCGTCCCGCTGGCCGTGCTCGTGTTCTTCTCCGCGTTCGTGCCGGTGGTCGGAGCCATCGTCTCCGGACTCGTGGCCACCCTCGTGGCGTTCCTGGCCTACGGCTGGGTGACGGCCCTGATCGTGCTCGGCCTGGTGATCCTCGTGCAGCAGCTCGAGAGCAACTTCATCCAGCCGCTCCTGGTGGGCCGCACGCTCGAGATCCATCCCGCCGTCGTCCTGGCCTCCGTCACCGCGGGCGGCACCCTCTTCGGCATCATCGGCGCGTTCCTCGCCGTGCCCACCACGGCCGTGGCGATCGTGGTCCTGCGGTACCTGCGCGACCTCTCCATCGAGAACCGCCCGGAGACCGGCGTGGCGTCCGGCGACCCCGACGCCGTGCCTGCCCACGCCTCGCCCGCCACGCGCGGGGGCGGGTCGGCCGAGGACACGCCGGCCGAGCCCGGGCCCGTCGGGCACCGATCGGAGCAGCCCGGTGACTAG
- a CDS encoding aldo/keto reductase produces MRYVKLGSTGLDISPLALGCMSYGTPDRGNHAWTLPEEESRPLIRAAVDAGINFFDTANVYSDGSSEEIVGRALADFTRREDTVIATKVHGRMHEGPNGAGLSRKAIFAELDNSLRRLGTDYVDLYQIHRFDPSTPLEETLEALHDVVKAGKVRYLGASSMFAWQFSKALYLQRLNGWTRFVTMQDHYNLINREEEREMYGLCADQGIGVLPWSPLARGKLTRPWDETTSRSESDQFGRTLYGTVDADRRVADAVGTVAEARGVTRAQVALAWVSRNPVVSAPIVGVGKPHHLEDAVASLDLELTADEVAALEEHYVPHAVVGF; encoded by the coding sequence ATGCGCTACGTGAAACTCGGCTCCACCGGCCTCGACATCTCGCCCCTCGCGCTCGGCTGCATGAGCTACGGCACCCCGGACCGGGGCAACCACGCGTGGACGCTGCCCGAGGAGGAGAGCCGGCCCCTGATCCGCGCCGCCGTGGACGCCGGGATCAACTTCTTCGACACCGCCAACGTCTACTCGGACGGCTCGAGCGAGGAGATCGTCGGCCGGGCCCTGGCCGACTTCACGCGCCGCGAGGACACCGTCATCGCCACCAAGGTCCACGGGCGCATGCACGAGGGGCCCAACGGCGCCGGGCTGTCCCGCAAGGCCATCTTCGCGGAACTGGACAACAGCCTCCGCCGCCTCGGCACCGACTACGTGGACCTGTACCAGATCCACCGCTTCGACCCCTCGACGCCCCTCGAGGAGACCCTCGAGGCCCTGCACGACGTCGTGAAGGCGGGCAAGGTGCGCTACCTCGGCGCGTCCTCGATGTTCGCGTGGCAGTTCTCCAAGGCCCTCTACCTCCAGCGCCTGAACGGGTGGACGAGGTTCGTCACCATGCAGGACCACTACAACCTCATCAACCGCGAGGAGGAACGCGAGATGTACGGGCTGTGCGCCGACCAGGGCATCGGCGTCCTTCCCTGGAGCCCGCTCGCGCGCGGCAAACTCACGCGGCCGTGGGACGAGACGACGTCACGCTCGGAGTCCGACCAGTTCGGCAGGACGCTCTACGGCACTGTCGACGCCGATCGCCGTGTCGCCGATGCCGTCGGTACGGTGGCCGAGGCACGCGGCGTGACCCGGGCCCAGGTGGCCCTCGCCTGGGTGTCCCGCAATCCCGTGGTGTCGGCACCGATCGTCGGCGTCGGCAAGCCGCACCACCTCGAGGACGCCGTCGCGTCGCTGGACCTCGAGCTGACCGCGGACGAGGTCGCGGCCCTCGAGGAGCACTACGTGCCGCACGCCGTCGTCGGCTTCTGA
- a CDS encoding ScbR family autoregulator-binding transcription factor, protein MEHDPSIRIRRHLMVQQERARSTRTAIIGAAARIFEEQGYGGTALAAVATGAGVTKGALYFHFPAKEDLAVAVIEEQHAMASAEGVRVQALGRPALETIVLVCRAFTLQLIEHPLMRAGIRLTFEASAFGQDVRQPYLDWSTRFAELARAAQDDGDLRRDLDAEGFARLVVGSYTGVQMVSGILTNRQDVLERLGDLWRMLLPGVMAADRQEQVPHLVELFLRPQ, encoded by the coding sequence TTGGAGCATGACCCGAGCATCCGGATCCGGCGGCACCTGATGGTGCAGCAGGAGCGCGCGCGGTCCACGCGCACCGCGATTATCGGAGCCGCCGCCCGCATCTTCGAGGAGCAGGGCTACGGCGGCACAGCCCTGGCCGCCGTCGCCACCGGGGCCGGCGTCACCAAGGGCGCGCTGTACTTCCACTTCCCCGCGAAGGAGGACCTCGCCGTCGCCGTCATCGAGGAGCAGCACGCGATGGCCTCGGCCGAGGGAGTGCGCGTCCAGGCACTGGGCCGGCCGGCGCTGGAGACCATCGTCCTCGTCTGCCGCGCGTTCACGCTGCAGCTCATCGAGCACCCGCTGATGCGCGCCGGCATCCGCCTGACCTTCGAGGCGTCGGCCTTCGGGCAGGACGTCCGGCAGCCCTACCTGGACTGGTCGACGCGCTTCGCGGAGCTCGCGCGCGCGGCGCAGGACGACGGCGACCTGCGCCGGGACCTCGATGCGGAGGGGTTCGCCCGCCTGGTCGTGGGTTCCTACACGGGCGTGCAGATGGTGTCCGGCATCCTGACGAACCGGCAGGACGTGCTGGAACGCCTCGGCGACCTGTGGCGGATGTTGCTGCCCGGCGTCATGGCCGCCGATCGGCAGGAGCAGGTGCCGCACCTGGTGGAGCTCTTCCTCCGGCCGCAATAA
- a CDS encoding D-2-hydroxyacid dehydrogenase: MTRRPVIAVLEGGRPVRGLERVAGLADVRVTGANGLARALDGADVLYLWDYFSGALPAAWHAAGSLRWLHVAAAGVDKLLFPGLVASDVVVTNAHGVFDQPMAEYVLGAMLHAAKGFGPLRDAQREARWAWREGRNIAGSRALVVGTGSIGRATARLLRAVGVRVEGAGRTAREHDDDFGRVHATTDLAAVVGAFDYVILVAPLTPATENLVSAEVVAALKPTAVLINAGRGRLVDEGALVTRLSAGTLAGAVLDTFAVEPLPQDSPLWSLPSVLVTPHMASNADSWLDDLAAQFERNLLLWLDGRPLPGVVDKALGYVPSAG; encoded by the coding sequence GTGACTAGGCGTCCCGTGATCGCCGTGCTGGAGGGCGGGCGCCCCGTGCGGGGGCTCGAACGCGTCGCCGGGCTCGCCGACGTGCGCGTCACCGGGGCGAACGGCCTCGCCCGGGCGCTCGACGGCGCCGACGTGCTGTACCTCTGGGACTACTTCTCCGGCGCCCTGCCCGCCGCCTGGCATGCCGCCGGGTCCCTGCGCTGGCTCCACGTGGCGGCGGCCGGCGTGGACAAGCTCCTGTTCCCCGGGCTGGTGGCCTCCGACGTCGTCGTGACCAACGCGCACGGCGTCTTCGACCAGCCGATGGCCGAGTACGTGCTGGGCGCCATGCTGCACGCCGCGAAGGGCTTCGGCCCCCTGCGCGACGCCCAGCGCGAGGCGCGGTGGGCGTGGCGCGAGGGGCGCAACATCGCCGGCAGCCGGGCGCTCGTGGTGGGGACGGGCAGTATCGGCCGCGCCACCGCCCGGCTGCTGCGGGCCGTCGGCGTGCGCGTCGAGGGTGCGGGACGGACCGCGAGGGAGCACGACGACGATTTCGGCCGCGTGCACGCGACGACGGACCTCGCGGCCGTGGTCGGGGCGTTCGACTACGTGATCCTCGTGGCACCGCTGACGCCGGCCACCGAGAACCTCGTGAGCGCGGAGGTCGTCGCCGCCCTGAAGCCCACCGCCGTCCTCATCAACGCAGGGCGCGGCCGGCTCGTGGACGAGGGCGCCCTCGTAACCCGGCTGAGCGCCGGGACCCTCGCCGGCGCGGTGCTCGACACGTTCGCCGTCGAGCCCCTGCCGCAGGACAGCCCGCTGTGGTCGCTGCCCTCGGTGCTCGTGACCCCGCACATGGCGAGCAACGCCGACTCCTGGCTCGATGACCTCGCGGCGCA